Within Flagellimonas maritima, the genomic segment AACCCAATCTAGCATAAAAAGCAATTTCACCCGAGCGGCCTACAGTTAGGTCTGATTTTGCGACAGGAATCATTGGTATGGCAGAGTTCCACTCTGCATCTGTCCATATTGCTCTGTGAAGGTTGTAGAGGCCCACTACTGCAGATTCCAAACCTTCTGGCGTACTGTAAATAAAATCTGCCGAAGTCTCCGAAAGCAATTCGTCTTCAAGATACTTCTCGCATGCCGTTGCTACAAAAAGAAATAGAGCAACCAAGAATAAATACTGTATTTTCAAATTTTTCATAATTTTTTCTTTTTAAAATCCTAATTGAACTCCTAATGTGATTCCCTTTGCATCTGGAAATTGACCGGGATTATTCTCTGGGCTGTATGATTTGTAATCTGTTATTGTGATAAGATTAGTTCCTGTTACGTAAAAACGCAATCGTTGCATACCGATGGTACTAACAAATTTGGGAGAGAGATTATATCCAAGAGTTATCGTTCTTAAACGAATATAAGAAGCATCATCAACGGCCAGTGCACGCAGAAAGCTAGGTGTTGTAGTACTTGGTCTGATAAACTGGTTTGATCGGTCTTCCGGTAAGTAATAATCTACCGCAATACCGTTGTTCCCACCTTGTAGTGCCGCTCCTAGATTTCCATCGGCAAAGTAGGGATTGATATTTGTAGCACCTTCAACAACGAATACATCTGCAAAAAGGTCGAATCCCTTATATCTAAAATTGGTGTTGAACGTTGCAAACCAGTCTGGGTTTTGGTCGATCAATACCCTATCTTCATCCGTAATTTCACCATCATCGTTTAAATCCTGAACTCTAGGCTCACCAGGTCTAGCTTCGGGCTGTGCAGAGTTTTCAATATCATCTTCTTCTTGCCAAATGCCATCGAATACAAATTGATTGATATTGTCGATAGATTCACCGATGAATAGATTCTGTGATTCAAAATCTATTAAATTGCCATCTTGATCACGTTCTCCGGCAAGCGAGACAACCTCATTCTCGTTGGTTGACCAAATAACACCAATAGACCATTGTACATCTTGTTTATTAATGATATTGGTATTGATTGTAGCTTCAAACCCTCTGTTTTGTACTTCCCCAATATTAAATCTAGTTACGCCAAAACCTGATGTCCCGGCAAGAATCCTGTCCAGAAGAAAATCAGACGTAGTTTTATTGTAATACTCGAATGTACCATCGATCACACGGTTAAATAAACTAAAATCAAGACCAACATTAAATGTTGTTACAGTTTCCCATTTAAGATTTGGGTTGGGCAATCTATTAAGAGGGGCAAAACCACCGATTGTATTGCCTCCAAAAACATAGGGGAGATCATCTGCAATTCCCAAAGACTCACTTGGATTGACACCATCATTTCCAGTAGATCCATAAGTAGACCGTAATTTTAATTGATTTATTAGTTTAGAATCCCTAAGAAAACCTTCTTCATGGATTTTCCATGCCAATCCAACTGCTGGAAAATATCCGTACTTTTCATTTTCGGCAAAAACGGAAGAGCCATCAGCACGCATGGTCAAAGTGAGCAGGTACCTATCCAAAAATCCATATCTGGCCCTTCCCATAAATGAAACTAAACGTCTTCTACTGACATCCCTGGTTGTTGATCTTATTAAATCTGCCTTACCGTTATAACCAAGGTTATCGTTGGCGAAACCTGATTTTGTAATTTCCGTTTCTAAATCTTTCCGTTGATTTACGGAATGGAGACCCGTTAATTCCAATCTGTGCTTGTTGCCCAAGTTTGGACTATAATCAATAATATTTTCAATCTGAAACTCTTCATAGTTTGTAGTACCTAAAGTAGCGATACCTCTTATATCTCCATCGCCATTTGGATGCGTTGTTGACCTATAAATACCTTGGCTACCATCCCTCACTCTTGAGAAAGCGTTAACTCTTGCAGAAAGATTTGGCGTAAATTGGTAATTGGCGACAAGATTTAAATCCCTTAGGTTGATTAATATATCATTGTCGGCTTCACGTATGTTCCATAGAGGATTGACCGTTAATTTCCCATCACCTAAAGGCTCCCTTATAAGGTTGCCTTCTTCATCAAAGGGCTTGGCAAGAGGGGAAATTGTTATTACGTCCAGATTTCCTGTTTCAAGGTTCTGCTCACTTTTTTGAATATTGACATTTACCTGTAAAGAAAATTTATCTGTTACTTTTTGGTCTACATTTAGTCTGAACGTACCTCTTTTAAATCCAGAGGTAGGAATAATTCCATCTTGATTATAATAATTTAAGCTTGTATATATTTTGGTGTTTTCTCCTCCTCCGGAAACACTCAACGTATGGTTATTGATCATTGCATCCCTTATGACCAAGTCTTCCCAATCTACATAGTTTTGATTTTCGATAGCCTCAAGTTCAAAAGGCTCGAAGATAGTGGTGTCATCCAAATACTCGTTTTCATTGTCGGTACGGAATGCCTCTCTTCTTAACTGGGTATATTCAGGTCCCGTGAAAATATCGAAATTTCTGGTCAATCTTTGTATAGTGGCGAATGTATGAAGGCTTACTTCGAATTTACCTTCCTTTCCCCTTCTAGTGGTAATCAGTATTACGCCATTGGCCGCACGAGCACCATAAATGGCCTGTGAGCTCGCGTCTTTCAAAATTTCCATTGAAACAATATCATCCGCGACCACATCATTTATATTGTCATAAGGAACTCCGTCAACTATTATCAGCGGGTCATTTCCTTCCAATGAGACTTTACCCCTAATCACTATATCAGAGTTTCCACCAGGGCGTGCATCTGCCAAATTAACCTGAACCCCAGCTGCCCTACCTCTTATCATTTCGGCGACATTGGTCGTGGGTATTGCAGTAGCTTCTTCTATTTCCACACTTCCCACAGCACC encodes:
- a CDS encoding SusC/RagA family TonB-linked outer membrane protein, which produces MILLSAQSQKTIVGTVLDADGQIPLPGASIIEKGTMNGTSTDFDGKFTLTLTGNSNTILVSYIGYQKKEVPVSDGDMTISLVIDASSLDEVVVVGYGTVKKSDVVGAVGSVEIEEATAIPTTNVAEMIRGRAAGVQVNLADARPGGNSDIVIRGKVSLEGNDPLIIVDGVPYDNINDVVADDIVSMEILKDASSQAIYGARAANGVILITTRRGKEGKFEVSLHTFATIQRLTRNFDIFTGPEYTQLRREAFRTDNENEYLDDTTIFEPFELEAIENQNYVDWEDLVIRDAMINNHTLSVSGGGENTKIYTSLNYYNQDGIIPTSGFKRGTFRLNVDQKVTDKFSLQVNVNIQKSEQNLETGNLDVITISPLAKPFDEEGNLIREPLGDGKLTVNPLWNIREADNDILINLRDLNLVANYQFTPNLSARVNAFSRVRDGSQGIYRSTTHPNGDGDIRGIATLGTTNYEEFQIENIIDYSPNLGNKHRLELTGLHSVNQRKDLETEITKSGFANDNLGYNGKADLIRSTTRDVSRRRLVSFMGRARYGFLDRYLLTLTMRADGSSVFAENEKYGYFPAVGLAWKIHEEGFLRDSKLINQLKLRSTYGSTGNDGVNPSESLGIADDLPYVFGGNTIGGFAPLNRLPNPNLKWETVTTFNVGLDFSLFNRVIDGTFEYYNKTTSDFLLDRILAGTSGFGVTRFNIGEVQNRGFEATINTNIINKQDVQWSIGVIWSTNENEVVSLAGERDQDGNLIDFESQNLFIGESIDNINQFVFDGIWQEEDDIENSAQPEARPGEPRVQDLNDDGEITDEDRVLIDQNPDWFATFNTNFRYKGFDLFADVFVVEGATNINPYFADGNLGAALQGGNNGIAVDYYLPEDRSNQFIRPSTTTPSFLRALAVDDASYIRLRTITLGYNLSPKFVSTIGMQRLRFYVTGTNLITITDYKSYSPENNPGQFPDAKGITLGVQLGF